The genomic stretch CACCTTCTTCTCCTTCGATACAACAAGGAGTATGAACGAGTTGCTTCCCATGTCAAGCACAGCAACCACCCTTTTCACCTCCCTGGATGTTAGAATATCTTATGGGAGGTGAAACTGTGAGCGTACAGATGGAAGTTGTGGATGTCCCCATTCCTGAAGGTGCGAACATCATTCTGGGACACTCTCATTTTATCAAGACCGTCGAAGATCTCTATGAAGTTATGGTGACAACGAATCCCAATTTGAAATTTGGAATAGCGTTCAACGAGGCAAGCGGTCCCTGTCTGGTCAGGTACGAAGGGAATGACGAGGAACTGGTGAAACAAGCGATCGAGACGGCAAAGAAAATAGGAGCTGGCCACACTTTCGTGATCTACATAAGAGGGGGATACCCCATCAACATATTGAACCAGATCAAAAACGTACAAGAGGTGTGCAGGATTTACACGGCAACAGCAAATTCCCTTCAGGTGATAGTTGGCATAACATCGCAGGGAAGGGCGGTGCTCGGAATTGTTGACGGTTACCCTCCAAAAGGTGTGGAAGAGGAGGAGGACAAAGAGAAAAGACACTCGTTCCTCAGGGAGGTAACGAAATACAAAAAATGATCCCCCGCTCACGCGGGGGCCTTATTTTTCCTTTTTTCCACCTGTTTTCTCAACCGGCAGAAAGAACACACCTGGGCTGTAGTTGGATATCCACACTCTTCACATTCTCTCAGCTCTTCGACTTTGTACTTTGGTTCTTTCTTTCTCCTCAGAAAGCCAAGGTAGAAGTTCAGGGTGATCCCAGGTTGATCTTCTTCGAGTTTCCTCAGAACTTTTTTGTATACAAGAGATGTTGCTCCCATCGAGAATGGACACGCCATCTCGAGGTGTGGTATTTCGTTGAGTGTCGCGTACAGCTTTATATCCTCTTCGTAGTTCAAAACGAGGGGTTTGGCCTTGGGAACGAGTTTTTCATGAGTTTTTGGAAGGAGTGGCCACTGTCTTTC from Thermotoga sp. encodes the following:
- a CDS encoding adenosine-specific kinase, whose product is MSVQMEVVDVPIPEGANIILGHSHFIKTVEDLYEVMVTTNPNLKFGIAFNEASGPCLVRYEGNDEELVKQAIETAKKIGAGHTFVIYIRGGYPINILNQIKNVQEVCRIYTATANSLQVIVGITSQGRAVLGIVDGYPPKGVEEEEDKEKRHSFLREVTKYKK